A stretch of Aureispira sp. CCB-E DNA encodes these proteins:
- a CDS encoding OmpA family protein — MRNHSRFATVFCFLGLLLCSLSQANAAPQTSEADYTDYLPKYRTLSDDFLISKIDYTENNMVVFFRYVANADNDIVGFYGAGKDQSWKLTTSTRSETSSAYTITRAATVKNIRLNDEAKVVELAANESQKVNAQKGDVITCEVHFEMMPRSVRTVHLIGGDLDEDGTQRFNCNDILLKTKDSKILGTETQMEAVIQRFYSQQEKVNYPDINNATTLAEESTFDKKNKTEQVVENPLAKSLEPIDYMPKKMASIEDLACNERVILSNIYFHDNKAEFVGRIKAMKTINMIVDYLTFHPKAKIVLHGHTDIFGNAFKNLELSQKRVFTVKRTIMSKGIDANRIITIHHGGAQPLIQYKNGGEMNRRVEAEVLCSGKVKNTTLEAVKPDTAEQ; from the coding sequence ATGAGAAATCATAGCAGATTTGCAACAGTTTTTTGCTTTTTAGGCTTGTTGTTATGTAGCCTGTCCCAAGCAAATGCCGCTCCTCAAACATCAGAAGCAGATTATACCGACTATCTGCCTAAATACCGAACTTTATCAGATGATTTTCTCATCTCCAAAATAGATTACACTGAAAACAATATGGTGGTTTTTTTTCGATATGTAGCCAATGCGGACAATGACATAGTCGGCTTTTATGGTGCGGGCAAAGACCAATCTTGGAAATTAACAACTTCGACACGTTCAGAAACCTCTTCAGCTTATACAATTACTAGAGCTGCAACAGTTAAAAATATTCGATTAAACGACGAGGCGAAAGTTGTAGAGCTGGCAGCTAACGAAAGCCAAAAAGTAAATGCTCAAAAGGGAGATGTAATTACTTGTGAAGTGCACTTTGAAATGATGCCTCGTTCTGTACGAACAGTGCATTTGATAGGAGGTGATTTGGATGAAGATGGGACACAACGATTCAATTGCAATGATATTCTTCTAAAGACCAAGGATAGCAAAATTTTAGGAACAGAAACGCAAATGGAAGCAGTTATCCAACGTTTTTACAGTCAACAAGAAAAGGTTAATTATCCAGATATTAATAATGCAACAACGTTAGCCGAAGAATCTACTTTTGACAAAAAAAATAAAACGGAACAAGTAGTTGAAAATCCTTTGGCAAAATCGCTAGAACCGATTGATTATATGCCTAAAAAAATGGCTTCTATAGAAGATTTAGCTTGCAATGAGCGTGTGATTCTTTCCAATATCTATTTTCATGATAATAAAGCTGAATTTGTGGGACGTATAAAAGCGATGAAAACAATTAACATGATTGTTGATTATTTGACTTTTCATCCCAAAGCAAAAATTGTATTACATGGTCACACAGATATTTTTGGAAATGCTTTCAAAAATTTAGAACTTTCTCAAAAGCGTGTATTTACGGTAAAGCGCACTATAATGAGCAAAGGAATTGATGCCAATCGTATCATTACAATTCATCATGGAGGGGCGCAACCATTGATTCAATATAAAAATGGTGGCGAAATGAATCGCCGAGTTGAAGCAGAAGTACTGTGTTCTGGTAAAGTAAAAAATACTACTTTAGAAGCAGTCAAACCAGATACTGCTGAGCAATAG
- a CDS encoding AraC family transcriptional regulator: protein MNIINLIITFTLLCVVALKGQDSIKKISLFEAASKNEILDVYLYTQLYKTGQKLYEVDSIYQQLNNEIEQENLKIINTIAYARAIDKLGNHDRALDLLVAINSKLDLYPAIVQSEYFCTMGSIALRSMHPEFATKQYRKSLDLIIDSSNVPKEIIQDKIIRIGVGLNASLKHQAAKITFERAKVYEQLLGQNRNSLYLKLNMALTNSYLGKNEVAKSYLLDALGIIKKNKDNFAELRTYGNIADIYLKQDSFELAKKFYYQGLIKAAQNGFKLDVFRFQYALSDLYYKNKQLDSAYIHLKVADSIRNHYNTNIVSEKIVEMDLFHKIQREELEKEMNAKLLKLEAEKKKVLFFFCILLVIGCLILSRQLVLLREKNKFLLKEQLKSIQIEKEPVHSKRIISKTMDYSQIIETLEEVIDKNEIHKDRGLTLEKLAKKINTNRTYLSDAINSHYQKTFSQWINELRVLESKKMLASSDFDHYSIEGIAKEVGFASISTFNANFKKITGLTPSYFRKNRSTPI from the coding sequence ATGAATATAATTAATCTAATAATTACTTTTACTTTATTATGTGTGGTTGCTTTGAAAGGGCAAGATTCAATAAAAAAAATAAGCCTTTTTGAGGCTGCTTCAAAAAATGAAATTTTAGATGTTTATCTGTACACTCAATTGTACAAAACGGGGCAAAAGCTTTATGAAGTAGATTCTATCTATCAGCAGCTTAACAATGAGATAGAACAAGAAAATTTAAAGATAATTAATACGATTGCTTATGCAAGAGCTATTGATAAGTTAGGAAATCATGACAGAGCATTGGATCTATTAGTTGCTATAAATTCTAAATTAGATTTATATCCTGCTATTGTTCAATCTGAATACTTTTGTACTATGGGAAGCATCGCTTTGCGCTCTATGCATCCCGAATTTGCTACCAAGCAATATCGAAAGAGTTTGGATTTGATTATTGATTCGAGTAATGTACCTAAAGAAATTATTCAAGATAAAATTATTAGAATAGGGGTTGGTTTGAATGCCTCTTTAAAACACCAAGCGGCTAAAATAACTTTTGAAAGAGCTAAGGTGTATGAACAGCTATTGGGGCAGAATAGAAATTCGCTGTATCTAAAATTGAATATGGCACTAACGAATAGCTATTTGGGAAAAAATGAAGTAGCAAAAAGTTATCTATTAGATGCTTTGGGGATAATAAAAAAAAATAAAGACAATTTTGCAGAATTAAGAACGTATGGGAATATTGCAGATATTTATTTGAAACAGGATTCGTTTGAGCTCGCTAAAAAATTCTACTATCAAGGTTTAATTAAAGCAGCGCAAAATGGCTTTAAGTTGGATGTGTTTCGGTTTCAATATGCGTTGAGTGATCTTTATTACAAAAACAAGCAACTGGATAGTGCTTATATACACCTTAAAGTAGCAGATAGTATCCGCAATCATTATAATACCAATATCGTATCTGAAAAAATTGTAGAAATGGATCTCTTTCATAAGATTCAGCGAGAGGAGTTGGAAAAAGAAATGAATGCCAAATTATTAAAATTAGAAGCAGAAAAAAAGAAGGTACTCTTCTTCTTTTGCATTTTACTAGTTATAGGGTGCCTAATTTTGTCTAGACAATTGGTTTTGCTTAGAGAGAAAAATAAATTTTTGCTAAAAGAGCAACTGAAATCAATACAGATAGAAAAAGAGCCTGTTCATTCAAAGCGGATAATTTCGAAGACAATGGATTATTCTCAAATAATAGAGACGCTTGAAGAAGTAATTGATAAAAACGAAATACATAAAGATAGAGGTCTAACATTAGAAAAGTTAGCCAAAAAAATAAACACCAATAGAACCTATCTTTCAGATGCTATCAACTCTCATTATCAAAAAACTTTTAGTCAATGGATTAATGAACTTCGTGTTTTGGAATCTAAGAAAATGTTAGCTTCATCGGATTTTGACCATTACAGCATAGAAGGAATTGCTAAAGAGGTAGGCTTTGCTTCTATATCTACCTTTAATGCCAATTTCAAAAAGATTACGGGGCTAACCCCTTCCTATTTCAGAAAAAATCGCTCTACACCTATTTAA
- a CDS encoding glycoside hydrolase family 19 protein, translating into MSSLLTQTQWDALFPKRAGTFGVHPQGYTADFYSYNNLMQAALEMSDYLVEIRIKPGVWGQLITITKKSTQFTYIYSNVDPWWHTNPSPENIINVDFEDFINRTSSLDNKRELGAFLANISKETTGGWQLPVGGGASGDYADWGLYFVHELGYNSTNGAGAYSQAHADYPPNPLVGYYGRGPIQLSWNYNYGQFSKFLFNNATILLNNPDSIQQDGVLAFKSAIWFWMMPQCPKPSAHQVMHDLWRADVGDYSANKMYTKGFAHTNNIINGGLECRSSSSAAFTQKVVLRSELYKYYLGIMGLTNAQIAAEDANGYSTLCYESTTDAMEDYINCYYEPIILDNHFLDFEAQSISNQTILLHWKIKVEKNSRFFEIQRSSNGIDWEVIGQVIGINEAEIYNFKDLNPINGQNYYRLKVIAANNEASYSKISTVYCLQSTGYKIYPNPNQGVFYIDLKGELQEFGMVEVFDAVGRKVKEQRLNGKYDLINLQEQAAGIYSLKIQMDNQCFYTKIVVCQ; encoded by the coding sequence TTGAGTAGTTTACTAACTCAAACGCAGTGGGATGCCTTATTCCCCAAACGAGCAGGGACATTTGGCGTACATCCTCAAGGGTACACAGCAGACTTTTATTCGTACAATAACTTGATGCAGGCGGCTTTAGAAATGTCAGACTATTTAGTAGAAATCAGAATTAAGCCAGGTGTTTGGGGGCAATTAATAACCATTACAAAGAAATCAACACAGTTCACCTATATTTACTCCAATGTTGACCCGTGGTGGCATACGAACCCAAGCCCTGAGAATATTATCAATGTCGATTTTGAAGATTTTATCAATAGGACATCTAGTTTAGATAACAAAAGAGAATTGGGGGCTTTTTTGGCAAACATATCTAAAGAAACTACTGGAGGTTGGCAATTGCCTGTTGGTGGTGGTGCGTCGGGAGATTATGCAGATTGGGGACTATATTTTGTACATGAACTAGGCTACAATAGTACGAACGGGGCAGGAGCATACTCGCAAGCTCATGCGGACTACCCACCGAATCCTTTGGTGGGGTATTATGGTCGAGGACCTATTCAATTGTCGTGGAATTATAATTATGGTCAATTTAGTAAATTTTTATTCAATAATGCCACCATTTTATTGAATAATCCCGATTCTATCCAGCAAGATGGGGTATTAGCTTTTAAATCTGCTATTTGGTTTTGGATGATGCCTCAATGTCCCAAACCCTCTGCTCATCAAGTAATGCATGATTTATGGAGGGCAGACGTTGGAGACTATTCGGCTAATAAAATGTATACAAAAGGTTTTGCCCATACCAACAATATTATTAATGGAGGGTTAGAATGTAGGAGCAGTTCCTCCGCAGCTTTTACACAGAAAGTAGTTTTACGATCAGAACTCTATAAGTATTATTTAGGTATAATGGGATTGACAAATGCTCAAATAGCAGCGGAGGATGCCAATGGCTATTCTACCTTATGCTATGAATCTACTACAGATGCAATGGAGGATTATATCAATTGTTATTACGAACCTATTATTCTAGATAATCATTTTTTGGATTTCGAAGCACAATCTATTTCTAATCAAACTATTTTGTTGCACTGGAAAATCAAAGTAGAAAAAAATAGTCGATTTTTTGAAATTCAACGCAGTTCTAACGGTATAGATTGGGAGGTTATAGGACAAGTAATTGGCATCAATGAAGCTGAAATCTATAATTTCAAGGATTTGAATCCTATAAATGGACAAAATTATTATCGTCTAAAAGTTATAGCGGCAAATAACGAGGCGAGTTATAGCAAGATTAGTACGGTTTATTGTTTGCAAAGTACTGGTTACAAAATCTATCCGAATCCCAATCAAGGCGTTTTTTATATAGATTTGAAAGGAGAATTGCAAGAGTTTGGTATGGTTGAAGTATTTGATGCTGTTGGTAGAAAGGTAAAAGAACAGAGGCTGAATGGCAAGTATGATTTAATCAACCTTCAAGAACAAGCAGCAGGTATTTATAGCTTAAAAATACAAATGGATAACCAATGTTTTTATACCAAAATAGTTGTTTGCCAGTAA
- a CDS encoding LOG family protein, translating to MKEIDHKKAFKAWIETPNAILPKVAIQSLDLKDFEALMMQKSYPDTLFLGCQLSDAVAGHIVQTGGTVIPSSKEVLFKSHLAHLYTCEELFEGFDPNDKMGYHKTLDYKIYEQYVEQGKDFPKSIHVSLMRRLHDHSITEALMEAIAGQKVVAIMGGHGIERSSPFYQKVARISWELTQKGFLLVSGGGPGIMEATHVGAYFATRSLDEMNDGIQMMSVRPSNAIPGKEYSDWDWLHRAMKVIKAYPLTSDWMKAKSMSIGIPTWLYGHEPPAPFATHIAKYFANSVREDGLLAIAKHGVIFAPGSAGTTQEIFQDACQNHYAAYNTDSRVKRFVSPMILFGIEHWTKVRPVWNLMQTVTQNQRYQELLSLTDDADEIINKIVAYNPAEYQYPSSI from the coding sequence ATGAAAGAAATTGACCATAAAAAAGCGTTTAAGGCTTGGATAGAAACACCAAATGCTATCCTTCCCAAAGTAGCGATTCAAAGCCTTGACTTAAAAGACTTTGAAGCATTAATGATGCAAAAATCATATCCCGACACCCTGTTTTTAGGTTGCCAATTATCCGATGCTGTTGCAGGGCATATTGTTCAAACTGGTGGTACGGTTATACCAAGTTCCAAAGAAGTTTTGTTTAAATCTCACTTAGCGCATCTTTATACCTGTGAAGAATTGTTTGAAGGGTTTGATCCTAATGATAAAATGGGGTATCACAAAACATTGGATTATAAAATTTATGAACAATATGTAGAGCAAGGTAAAGATTTTCCAAAATCTATTCATGTCAGTCTAATGCGTCGTCTGCACGACCACAGTATCACAGAAGCCTTAATGGAAGCCATTGCTGGTCAAAAAGTCGTTGCTATTATGGGAGGACATGGAATTGAAAGAAGTTCTCCTTTTTACCAAAAAGTAGCTCGTATTTCTTGGGAATTAACACAAAAAGGTTTTCTGCTTGTTAGTGGTGGTGGTCCTGGTATTATGGAGGCAACTCATGTAGGGGCTTATTTTGCAACTAGAAGCCTTGACGAAATGAACGACGGTATACAAATGATGTCCGTTAGACCTTCCAATGCCATACCAGGCAAGGAATACAGCGACTGGGATTGGTTGCATCGAGCCATGAAAGTTATAAAAGCCTACCCACTTACAAGTGATTGGATGAAGGCAAAAAGTATGAGTATCGGAATTCCTACATGGCTCTATGGCCATGAACCTCCTGCTCCTTTTGCCACACATATCGCAAAATATTTTGCCAACTCTGTACGTGAAGATGGTTTGTTGGCAATCGCCAAACACGGTGTTATTTTTGCTCCAGGAAGTGCAGGAACTACACAAGAAATTTTTCAAGACGCTTGCCAAAATCATTATGCTGCTTACAATACAGACTCTCGTGTCAAACGCTTTGTTTCTCCTATGATTTTGTTTGGCATTGAGCATTGGACTAAAGTGCGACCTGTTTGGAATTTAATGCAAACCGTTACGCAAAATCAACGCTATCAAGAGCTACTCAGTCTAACGGATGATGCTGATGAGATTATTAATAAAATTGTAGCATATAATCCTGCCGAATACCAATATCCTTCTTCAATTTAA
- a CDS encoding LytTR family DNA-binding domain-containing protein, whose amino-acid sequence MNVIIVDDEPLAQEVIETYISKFPALNLIAKCSNAVEAFDVLNSNNIDLMFLDIQMPQISGIDFLKTLPNPPQVIFTTAYSEYAMDGYELNVVDYLLKPISLDRFAKAVNKAVAKEQQIQENEPNLPTNTEPADYIFVKADKKLIKIRFDQINYIEGLKDYVILHTPNGRVVTLQTMKSLEIKLPSDIFMRVHRSFIVNLANISVIEGNTVQIEKKIIPIGKNYKDVLLNIINKNRL is encoded by the coding sequence ATGAATGTTATAATTGTTGATGATGAGCCATTAGCACAAGAAGTTATAGAGACTTATATCAGTAAGTTTCCTGCCCTAAATTTGATTGCCAAATGCAGCAATGCTGTAGAAGCTTTCGATGTTTTGAATAGCAATAATATTGACTTGATGTTTTTAGACATACAGATGCCTCAAATATCGGGCATTGATTTCTTAAAAACACTTCCTAACCCTCCACAAGTAATTTTCACAACGGCCTATTCAGAATACGCTATGGATGGTTACGAATTAAATGTTGTTGATTACTTACTCAAACCAATTTCTCTAGATCGCTTTGCAAAAGCCGTTAATAAGGCGGTGGCCAAAGAACAGCAAATTCAAGAAAATGAGCCTAATTTGCCAACCAATACAGAACCCGCAGACTATATTTTTGTCAAAGCAGATAAAAAGCTTATAAAAATTCGATTTGACCAAATCAATTACATTGAAGGTCTAAAAGATTATGTTATCTTACATACTCCAAATGGTCGTGTAGTTACTTTACAAACTATGAAAAGTTTAGAAATTAAACTTCCTTCGGATATTTTTATGCGTGTCCATCGATCATTCATTGTTAATTTGGCAAATATTTCTGTTATTGAAGGAAATACGGTTCAAATTGAGAAAAAAATTATTCCTATTGGAAAAAACTACAAAGATGTTTTGTTGAATATTATCAACAAAAATAGATTATAA
- a CDS encoding sensor histidine kinase — MSLLAAQNSIKKSYEFISNRVVYHALIWFCYMLALLFLDSGEESFLTILRNTVIHVFFLMLIVYTNYLYLIPNYLSKKRFISYLLLLLFTAAVVMPIEMVFLYWNIAEKENIEAQLELLKKQYGHFIFLFLTLIISTILKITKEWLLQQAVQKDLENKNLQSELSFLKSQINPHFLFNTLNSLYALTLKKSDKAPEIVLRLSEMMRYMLYKSNEKKVPLEQEINYIQNYLTLERTRYGDKARIEFECAGDSPSNYSIAPLLFITFFENSFKHGLSQSITEGFVECLIYIEDNTVDFTIQNSKTKEKDERYFQGGIGLVNVKRRLELIYPDKYILDIHETDDIYLVNLKIDLN; from the coding sequence ATGTCACTACTTGCTGCACAAAATAGTATAAAAAAAAGCTATGAATTCATCTCTAACCGAGTTGTTTACCATGCTCTTATTTGGTTCTGTTATATGCTAGCACTGTTATTTTTAGATAGTGGAGAAGAAAGCTTCCTTACCATTCTTAGGAATACAGTTATCCATGTTTTTTTTCTAATGCTTATTGTCTATACGAATTACCTCTATTTGATTCCTAATTACCTATCCAAAAAGCGGTTTATCTCGTACCTTTTGCTCTTGCTTTTTACAGCAGCTGTCGTCATGCCCATTGAGATGGTTTTTCTATATTGGAATATTGCTGAGAAAGAAAATATTGAAGCACAGCTTGAGTTGCTAAAAAAACAATACGGTCACTTTATATTCCTATTTTTAACCTTAATCATTAGTACCATTCTAAAAATCACCAAAGAATGGTTGTTGCAACAAGCGGTACAAAAAGACTTAGAAAACAAAAACTTGCAGTCAGAGTTAAGTTTTTTAAAATCTCAAATCAACCCACACTTTCTTTTTAATACGCTCAATAGCCTCTATGCACTAACGTTAAAAAAATCAGACAAAGCGCCAGAAATAGTGCTTCGCCTGTCTGAAATGATGCGATACATGCTTTATAAAAGTAATGAAAAAAAAGTACCTTTAGAGCAAGAGATTAATTACATTCAGAATTACTTAACCTTAGAACGAACTCGTTACGGAGACAAAGCTAGAATCGAATTTGAATGTGCAGGAGATTCTCCAAGCAACTACAGCATTGCCCCCCTCTTGTTTATTACTTTTTTCGAGAACAGTTTTAAACATGGTTTGAGTCAAAGTATTACCGAAGGATTTGTAGAATGCTTAATTTACATAGAAGACAATACGGTTGATTTCACCATTCAAAATAGTAAAACGAAAGAAAAAGACGAACGCTATTTTCAAGGAGGCATTGGCTTGGTTAATGTCAAGCGACGATTAGAACTAATTTACCCTGACAAATACATTTTGGATATACACGAAACAGATGACATTTATTTGGTCAATCTAAAAATTGATTTAAATTAA
- a CDS encoding cyclopropane-fatty-acyl-phospholipid synthase family protein — protein MRISDFVEVRNRKLKKRYSGNKVEAGHWIEDYLKGDIDMKGDFMEFIDNIKELCDFNFVGHHYKFFVTEFLPEIMSHSQKMDEETILSHYDDQNDIFRWFLGPRMVYTSGYYKTEDETLEQAQDNKLDLIAQKMQLKEGESLLDIGCGWGTLVAHMAKNYNMDTTGVTITPQQAEWGTKLIKENGMEDQSRILLMDYRDIPRRKYDKITCLEMAEHVGIKYFQKFMEQIYDLLEDDGIFYLQIAALRERKSLLRGPDQETIVWGLFMNEYIFPGADASMPVSWDLRRIEKAGFEIQSVENVGIHYSKTIAAWYDNWMSNKDQVIEKYGRMQFRMYQVFLGWSTRIAAIGGSSAYQIICHKNVNHVPRNRYIGKVALGETQQFENTSSVASDSTSEKIMEEYKTRKKKTMVK, from the coding sequence ATGAGAATTTCAGATTTTGTTGAAGTAAGAAACAGAAAATTAAAGAAGAGATACTCTGGCAATAAAGTAGAGGCTGGACACTGGATAGAAGATTATCTAAAAGGTGATATAGATATGAAAGGTGATTTCATGGAATTCATCGATAACATTAAAGAATTGTGTGATTTTAACTTTGTAGGTCACCACTACAAATTCTTTGTTACAGAGTTTCTACCAGAAATCATGAGCCATTCACAAAAAATGGACGAAGAGACTATTTTGAGCCACTATGATGATCAAAACGATATTTTCAGATGGTTCTTAGGACCACGTATGGTTTATACTTCTGGATACTACAAAACTGAAGACGAAACACTAGAGCAAGCTCAAGATAACAAGCTGGACTTGATTGCACAAAAAATGCAATTAAAAGAAGGTGAAAGCCTTTTGGATATTGGTTGTGGATGGGGAACATTGGTTGCTCACATGGCTAAGAACTACAATATGGATACAACGGGTGTAACGATTACACCTCAACAAGCTGAATGGGGAACAAAATTGATCAAAGAAAATGGTATGGAAGATCAATCTAGAATCCTTTTGATGGACTATAGAGACATCCCTAGAAGAAAATATGATAAAATTACTTGTTTGGAAATGGCTGAGCACGTAGGTATCAAGTACTTCCAAAAATTTATGGAGCAAATTTATGATTTGTTGGAAGACGATGGTATTTTCTACTTGCAAATTGCTGCTTTGAGAGAAAGAAAATCTTTGTTGCGTGGACCAGACCAAGAAACAATTGTTTGGGGATTGTTCATGAATGAATATATTTTCCCAGGTGCAGATGCAAGTATGCCTGTAAGTTGGGATCTTAGAAGAATCGAAAAAGCAGGATTTGAAATCCAATCTGTGGAGAATGTTGGTATCCACTACAGCAAAACAATTGCTGCATGGTATGACAACTGGATGAGCAACAAAGACCAAGTAATCGAGAAATACGGAAGAATGCAATTTAGAATGTATCAAGTATTCTTGGGTTGGTCTACTAGAATTGCAGCTATTGGTGGTTCTTCTGCTTATCAAATCATTTGCCACAAAAACGTTAACCACGTACCTAGAAATAGATACATTGGTAAAGTAGCTTTGGGCGAAACTCAACAATTTGAGAATACTTCTTCTGTTGCTTCTGACTCTACTTCTGAAAAAATCATGGAAGAGTACAAAACTAGAAAGAAAAAAACGATGGTGAAATAA
- a CDS encoding RNA methyltransferase has product MKHPRDQFLTIYGRKPVLEILENEALDIAKVFIARKAKADIIKKIIAACERRGIEVLRLEADQVSRMSKHPKQDQGVAADVHTPQMDDAIQFLEAHQGADLTLIALDGITTPGNVGMIIRSCTALGVDGIILPRKGCAKLNSLVIKASAGVVFKSRILKCERLTPVLKKAKSFGYSIYGLSGEKGTNIYKESLETKGIFVLGNETDGVSPQTEALTNKHLFIPMANDVESLNVACAATVVASEIMRRKKR; this is encoded by the coding sequence ATGAAACATCCAAGAGATCAATTTTTGACCATTTATGGGCGCAAGCCTGTCTTAGAAATTCTAGAGAATGAGGCCTTAGATATCGCTAAGGTTTTTATTGCTAGAAAAGCAAAAGCTGATATTATCAAAAAAATTATAGCAGCTTGTGAGCGAAGAGGAATTGAAGTTTTGCGTTTGGAAGCAGATCAAGTTTCTAGAATGTCTAAGCATCCCAAACAGGATCAAGGAGTTGCAGCAGATGTTCATACGCCACAAATGGACGATGCGATTCAGTTCTTGGAAGCACACCAAGGAGCAGATTTGACACTCATTGCTTTAGATGGCATTACAACTCCAGGCAATGTAGGCATGATTATTCGTTCTTGTACGGCTTTAGGTGTAGATGGCATCATATTGCCAAGAAAGGGTTGTGCAAAGCTCAATTCATTGGTCATCAAAGCCTCCGCAGGGGTCGTATTTAAGAGTCGTATTCTAAAATGCGAACGCTTGACACCTGTGTTGAAAAAAGCAAAAAGTTTTGGTTATTCTATTTATGGTTTGTCGGGAGAAAAAGGAACAAATATTTATAAAGAATCATTAGAGACCAAGGGGATTTTTGTGTTGGGGAATGAAACGGATGGTGTGTCTCCTCAGACAGAAGCATTAACCAACAAGCACTTGTTTATTCCCATGGCCAATGATGTTGAATCTTTGAACGTTGCTTGCGCTGCAACAGTAGTTGCCTCTGAAATAATGCGACGAAAAAAACGGTAG
- a CDS encoding heme exporter protein CcmB, with translation MNILTETRHLLLKEIRLEFRQKYAISGILLYVISTVFVVYITLGQEVGGAVWAALFWIIVLFASVNAIAKSFVQESPRRQLYYYALSNPASVILSKMLYNGLLLLVISFLAFAVFSVVVGNPVKYPSLFYQTLALGAIGFSITFTFISAISAKANQSATLMAILSFPVIIPMLMTLMRLTKIAIGLMTDTAYYQDMLILLCIDVILGALAFILFPYLWRD, from the coding sequence ATGAATATACTAACTGAAACGAGGCATTTATTACTAAAAGAAATTCGTTTGGAATTTCGCCAAAAATATGCGATTAGCGGCATTTTATTGTATGTTATATCGACTGTTTTTGTCGTTTACATCACATTAGGGCAAGAAGTAGGTGGAGCAGTTTGGGCTGCTTTATTTTGGATTATTGTACTATTTGCCTCTGTCAATGCTATTGCAAAAAGTTTTGTTCAAGAAAGTCCACGTCGGCAACTCTATTATTATGCTCTATCCAATCCTGCTTCTGTTATTTTGTCCAAAATGCTCTACAACGGATTGTTACTTTTAGTTATTTCCTTTCTTGCTTTTGCTGTTTTTTCAGTCGTGGTTGGTAACCCTGTTAAGTATCCAAGTTTATTTTATCAAACTCTTGCACTTGGAGCAATTGGTTTTTCCATTACCTTTACATTCATTTCGGCTATTTCTGCCAAAGCCAATCAGAGTGCCACACTCATGGCTATACTAAGCTTTCCTGTCATTATACCGATGTTAATGACCTTAATGCGCCTAACAAAAATAGCGATAGGTTTGATGACCGATACGGCGTATTATCAAGATATGCTCATTTTGCTTTGCATTGATGTTATCTTAGGTGCCTTGGCATTTATTTTGTTTCCTTATTTGTGGCGAGACTAA